TCACGAGCGGCAGCACGGCGAGCGTCCAGCCGACTCCAACCTTGCGAATGACGTGCGTGGTTATGAGAACTTGGATGATCAAGGTCACGCCCTGCGCGACGTAGTCGAACTGCGCGAAATTGGCCACCAGGCTGCTGAATCCGTCGGACCCGGTGAGCACGATGTTCGCCTGGGCGAAATAGACCAGCGTGTTGCTGACCGCCATGAAGACGATCCAGAGTCCTACGCCCAGGAGGTAGCGCGATCTGAAGACGGCGGGGATCCCCTCCCAGAACGAGCCGCCGATCCTGGCGTCGGGTCCGGTGGGCGAGGGTTCGGTCTCGGCCTCGGCGGTCGCCGAGAGTCCGGATTCCGGGCCCGTGGTCGCAACGGGTTCGTCGGTGGCGTCCGACCTTGCCCGACGTGCCATTCCGTCGAGCACGAGCATCACGACGATCGCCAACGCGAAACAGAACGCACCGGTCATCATGAGTCCGGCCGGAAGATAGGGCGTGTCCGTGAGCGCGCTGATCCGGTTGGCGGTCCAACCGCCCGCGAGCGCTCCCAGGGTTCCGCCGATTCCAATGAATGCGAAGAGTCGTTTGCCCTGATCCACGTTGAAGATGTCCACCATGAAGGCCCAGAAGACGGCCGTGGTGAAGAGATTGATGGTCGTCAGCCAGATGTAGTAGGTGTACCCGATCCCTCGGGAGAGACCGGTCTGAGCGTCGGTGCCGATCACCCCTCCGCCGGACCTCACGTCGTAGACCAGCAGCGCCGCGAAGATCAGCAGGCACCCGATCACGAAGAGATAGGCCGTCGGGATGAAGCCGCGGCGATTCATTCTCGCCACCACTCCCCCGAAGAAGAGCACCGCGATCAGGGCGACAGCGGCGTTGACCACGAAGAGCACGCGCAGCTCGCCGAGCCCTCTCGCGACGCCCATCGCCTCCCGCAGAGGCCGCAGGAAGAAGTAGCCGCAGAGGACCAGGAAAAAGAAAAGCGCCGACATCGCGGCGAGCGGGAACTCTCCGCGCTTCATGTTGAAGAGGCGCCTCATGGGCCTATTCGGCGAGATTTCCCGCATGTGCGACTCCAGGCTGTTGAGCGTGGCGGAAGGTGGGCGGAGCTCGGCTAGCCGGTCGGCTCTCCCATCGCGTGCCATTCGGCGAGCGCTTCGGCTTCGCGTTCGGCCGAGACTCCGGACCGGAACTCCGCCTGACGTTCGGCGGAGCGGGAGAAATGGAAGGCGAGCGTCGAGGCGGTCGTGTCGGCCAGCGAGCGAAAGGTCAGCCCCTTCTCGACCTCGGGGGTGAGATCGAAACGAGCGAAGCCCTCGGCGCCGTCGCGGGCCGGACGCCAGACCGGGAGTTCGGCGTAGGGGCGCAGACCGGCATTGATGAGGAAGTCCGTTTCCACCCAGGTGAAGGTGGTCTCGGCCGTGGTGACCGCCCTCATTCCGTAGAGCAGCTCGGTCATGGGCCGGGGAACGGCCGGTCCGACCACGTTGTACGTGCCGCTCTCGCCGTCTTCGCACATGCGCACGAGCCAGTCGCCGAAATCGCGCACGTCGATGACCTGTACCGGGTCGGTCCCGTCGCCAGGCGCCAGCACCTCGCCGCCGCGGTGGATGCGAACCGGCCAGTAGGTGAAGCGGTCCGTTGGATCTCCGGGGCCGACGATCAGGCCGGGACGGAAGACGATGGTGCGATCCGCACCGAAGTGATCGCGTGCGATCTGCTCGCTGAGAGCCTTGGCGAGACCGTAGTGGCTCGACTCGTTGCCGGGTTCGATCCCAGCGGTCTCGCGGGTCCACACCGGCGCCTCGATGTTCATGGGAACGCGGCTGGTGTCGGAATAGACCGACCGGGTGGATACGAAGACGTAGCGCTCGCAGGAATCCTTGAGCAGGTCCGCGCTCAGATCGACCCAGTCCGGGGCGCGGGTGGCCGAGTTGTCGACGACCACGTCCCAGGTACGCCCCTTCAGCGCCTCCAGATCGTTGGCGCGGTCACCGATGAGCGTCTCGACGTCGGTGAAGAGATCGGGATTCGTGCGACCTCGATTGAAGAGCGTGACTTCGTGACCGCGCGAAAGGGCGTAGCCGACCTGATGGGGGCCTATGAAGCCGGTGCCGCCGAGGATGAGGATGCGGAGCGATCGTGAAGGCGGCGGTGGCTCGGGACGGCCCGGGAACCCGGCGGCGTCCGGTCCCGCATTCGCGTTCCGGGCCCCCTCGGTCTCCGAGCTCTGAAGCGAGCAGCCGCCGACGGCGGCCGATCCCACCCCGGCCGCGAGAACGCCTCCGGCCGCGGCCGAGGTCTTGAGGAAGTCGCGTCGAGTGGTGTCCATGGCGCCGGATCCTTGCGGGTTGAGGGGTCGAACGGCTCACGACGCCCGCACGGGCCGCCTGCCGCTCACATATTACGCCGGGGGAGGCGACGAGCGCAACCGTTCGTCAGGGCCCGCTTCCATCACTCGGGGATCCGTAG
The Gemmatimonadota bacterium genome window above contains:
- a CDS encoding NAD-dependent epimerase/dehydratase family protein, with protein sequence MDTTRRDFLKTSAAAGGVLAAGVGSAAVGGCSLQSSETEGARNANAGPDAAGFPGRPEPPPPSRSLRILILGGTGFIGPHQVGYALSRGHEVTLFNRGRTNPDLFTDVETLIGDRANDLEALKGRTWDVVVDNSATRAPDWVDLSADLLKDSCERYVFVSTRSVYSDTSRVPMNIEAPVWTRETAGIEPGNESSHYGLAKALSEQIARDHFGADRTIVFRPGLIVGPGDPTDRFTYWPVRIHRGGEVLAPGDGTDPVQVIDVRDFGDWLVRMCEDGESGTYNVVGPAVPRPMTELLYGMRAVTTAETTFTWVETDFLINAGLRPYAELPVWRPARDGAEGFARFDLTPEVEKGLTFRSLADTTASTLAFHFSRSAERQAEFRSGVSAEREAEALAEWHAMGEPTG